The genomic DNA TCTTTTATTTGGATATATTACGGCACCTTGGCGTTCTTACCAACCACAATAGCTACTTAATGCAGGTTAACTTATATGGTAACAAAGTTCCATCAGATTCCAGCTGGCCTTATCTACTGAAAAAGCGGGGGATCACCGATATCTTAGATTGATATATTTGCTTGAAGTCTTGGGTCCTTGCCAAAAGGGAATGGTTGTTCGTTTCAAAAGTTATCATGGAGGTTGCTACCAGGAGTTCCCATACCAGTGAAAAGAAGCCACCTCTTGAGTCCTGCCCATCAGTAGATGAAGGAAAAATGGTCCCAGAGAAGAAAGACACGAGCACCACTGTATTCGTCAACCACGGTAATGTTCTCTTTCTGAATGGCTCCATCCCATTCAGTCCTTCTCGTAAAATAGTAGGTTGATTCATGTGATAAAGAGGGCTAAAAACTTGAAGATAACTAATGCTCGATGGAAAGGCTGTTATATATTGAGATAATAATACTAACGCTCAACCATGTTCATGATTAATGGGGGAGTCTGAAAATTGGATATCCTTAATCACTCTAGAAGAAAGGCTTAAATCGAATGTTTTGCGAACTGTACAGAAAATCTTTGTTCATACTGGGAAAATTTCATGTATTTTCCTCCCATGTGAGTGTATGGGttattttagattttaattGAACACTGTCAAATACATCTTGCAGCTGCGATTGCTTGGCATGAGAATAGAAGAAAATGGATCAGAGATCAGCCTCAGCGTACACAAAGACCAACCAAGGATCAAATTATAAGGTAAAGTTAGACATCTGTAAGCACAActgtttgaaaatttttctttttccaaagCTATATCTTCCCTGGAATGGTTGAAAACTTGTTTTTAGAGGAGCTATTCTGTTTCATCATTTTGGTTAGTGCATTCGATTGATCTTTATCTAAAATTTGAGGTGGATGGAAGTGACAGATAAAATGACTGGATTTTCTAATGAATATCTCCTATTTATATCTTATGATCATCTGTAATAAAATATCATGAAACTATGACATCTGATTCGTTTTCTGTGCACCAGCTGGTCAACAACCTACGAAGAGCTTCTGTCGACTAACGAACCCTTCTCCGAGCCAATTCCTCTGCAGGTAAAGATTAAGGCAACAAAGAAGTGAACTGAACCGTCCGGCTGTTAACATTTGATTTCCATGCATAACCAAGTCGTTTGGATGTTTTTACATGGTTAGTAACCGTATCTTCCAATTTGTTTTACAGGAGATGGTCGACTTTTTAGTTGATATATGGCATGATGAAGGCCTCTTTGATTAGAATTCTGTAACATTCATTCAGTTGCCAGCCACTCACTTATTGGCCTTTCGGGTTAACTCCTCAGAAACCTCGGAAAGCTTTTCCCTGGTGTCATATCATAATAGGCAATACTTGGGCAAACCCAATAAAATCAAAGTCATAGCATTGCTTTGTACTTGTAAACCATGTCTATGGTTCTATGTTTCTGAACTGTTGAATCATTGGCTTTAGGAATTAATGAGTCTTGCTTAGGAAATTACCTTCCTCTTAATGCACTGAGATGTGGATTATCAATCATTCTTAAGTGGTGACAATTGAACTCTTTTATCTCATTTCTCTTCACTGTTTTGACTTATAATATTCTTTCTTCTCATAGATTTCTTATATTATCTTTCTCTTCTCCTAATTTACAATTATCGAATGTGAACAAGTTTTCATCGACCACTTCAAGCAACTCTTTACCACTTCCAATCCCATAATCCCATCCACCCTATCTGACCGCTTCCCCCACACCATCACCACAGATGAAAATTCCATCCTTTATGCCTTGCCAGACAATCTTGAGATTCAGCAAGCGGTTTTCTTCCTCGGGTATCACTGGGACCTGATGGTTTTCCTGCCTTGTTCTACCAGTAATACTGGAAGCTCATAGGGGAGAATGTCGCTAGTGCAGCCGAGTGCTTCTTTAAAGGTAACTTTCTCCTAAAAGAGCTTAATCATACGTATATTGCGCTGATTCCCGAAGGAGAAAAGGTTGCAACTGTGAACAATTTTAGCCCATAAGTCTTTGCAATGTGGTTTACAAAGTCATCTCAACAATTCTTGCAAATCTTCTGAAACAGGTTTTTACCAAAAATCTTCTCGCCTTTTCAACCAGCTTTTCTCTCGGGTAGAGGCATACAAGACAACTCGATATTTGCCCATGAAATAATGCATTACCTGGGCTCTCATACTGGTAAGGACCGTGAAGCTATCAAAATCGACATGGAAAAAGCCTTTGATAGGGTGGAATGGTCCTTGCTTGTTGAAATTATGAGAGCTCTTGGTTTTGCAAAGAGTTGATCTTCCAATGTAATATTAACCGTCTCTTACTCAATGCTTATTAACGGAAGCCCTACGGGCTTTCTCAAGCCCCCAAGGGGATTAAGGCAGGGGGACCCACTCTCCCCTTTCTTATTTATCTTAGTCACTAAGGCACTTCCAAGAAATCTTTTCAAAgccgaaacccaaaacctTTTTCAAAGGCATCAAAATGGCACGAGGAAGTCCTAACTTTCACTAATCTACTTTTTTGCGGACAACCTCTTCATCTTTGCTGAGGCTACAGACATAAACCTTCTTTAACTTTCTCACGTCTTAGATGGATTTCTTTCTTGGTCGGGACAAAGCCTAAGCAGACAAAATCTTCCATGTTTTTTAGTAAAAGCATCCCCGAACCAACTAAGAAATCATTTTTGCTCGCTTTTAAACTTCAAAAAAAGGTTCGTTCAACTCCAAATACCTCGGCCTACCCCTACATATTCAAAAAGCTAGAACCAGCTCCTTCCCCTCTATCCTCGATAAAGTCAAAAGTAAACTTGCTTCTTAGAAATCAAGAGTCTTCCGGCAGGCGGGTCGAGGCGTCTTAATTAGGAGT from Punica granatum isolate Tunisia-2019 chromosome 2, ASM765513v2, whole genome shotgun sequence includes the following:
- the LOC116197338 gene encoding uncharacterized protein LOC116197338 isoform X1: MEVATRSSHTSEKKPPLESCPSVDEGKMVPEKKDTSTTVFVNHAAIAWHENRRKWIRDQPQRTQRPTKDQIISWSTTYEELLSTNEPFSEPIPLQEMVDFLVDIWHDEGLFD